A genomic segment from Stenotrophomonas maltophilia encodes:
- a CDS encoding chemotaxis protein CheA, whose amino-acid sequence MSAVSDDITADFIIEAQEILDRLGEQLVSLEQAPQDTEQLNAVFRGYHTLKGGAGFLGVTAMVELCHAAEEALGAARAGQAVLQAHHFDAAQQSLDYLQSMLDAVSSGTEPGYAPPDLIAQFDVHGGAAAPAAAAAAPAAGAGDLITDDEFEALLDQLHGGNAPTAVAPATKADDGLISEDEFEALLDQLHGGAAPGAKPAAVVAPAPIAAPRPAAAPAPAAKPAAKPLAEAEHTVRVDTKRLDAIVNLIGELVLSRNRLKTLRARLRDEELDRAVSTLDIATARLQSAVMRTRMQPVGKVFSRFPKVARDVARSLKKEVDLELIGAETELDRNLVEALADPLVHLVRNAIDHGVEMPDLREAQGKPRMGHVRLSAQQEGDYVSIEVQDDGAGIDPEKLRAKAREKGLIDPEAAARLSSEECLHLVFLPGFSTKQQVTDISGRGVGMDVVQSRIRELSGQIQIQSELGRGSRFLIRVPLTLAILPTLLVQAGEDVYALPLARVMEVLHAPRTSLGWFDGRAVLDRRSHTLPLVDLRQWLDVTPAASTLLTIVVLQAGEARFGLVVDQVRGREEVVIKPLPKALRGLRGYAGATLIGDGRMALILDVDGLRSPHD is encoded by the coding sequence ATGAGCGCGGTATCCGACGACATCACTGCCGATTTCATCATCGAGGCACAGGAAATCCTGGATCGCCTCGGCGAACAGCTGGTGTCGCTGGAGCAGGCACCGCAGGACACCGAACAGCTCAACGCGGTGTTCCGGGGCTACCACACGCTCAAGGGCGGCGCCGGCTTCCTTGGCGTCACCGCCATGGTCGAGCTGTGCCACGCCGCTGAAGAAGCGTTGGGCGCCGCACGCGCCGGCCAGGCCGTGCTGCAGGCCCATCACTTCGACGCTGCCCAGCAATCGCTGGATTACCTGCAGTCGATGCTGGACGCCGTGTCTTCCGGAACCGAGCCGGGCTACGCACCGCCGGACCTGATCGCCCAGTTCGATGTGCATGGCGGCGCCGCCGCGCCCGCCGCCGCTGCCGCCGCACCGGCGGCCGGTGCTGGCGACCTGATCACCGACGACGAATTCGAGGCCCTGCTCGACCAGCTGCACGGCGGCAACGCACCGACTGCGGTGGCGCCGGCAACGAAGGCCGACGACGGACTGATCAGCGAAGACGAGTTCGAAGCCCTGCTCGACCAGCTGCACGGTGGCGCCGCACCCGGCGCCAAGCCCGCTGCCGTGGTGGCACCGGCACCGATCGCTGCCCCGCGCCCGGCGGCCGCACCGGCACCGGCGGCCAAGCCAGCCGCCAAGCCGCTGGCCGAAGCCGAACACACCGTGCGCGTGGACACCAAACGCCTGGACGCGATCGTCAACCTGATCGGCGAACTGGTGCTGTCGCGCAACCGGCTCAAGACCCTGCGTGCGCGCCTGCGCGACGAGGAACTGGATCGCGCCGTCTCCACCCTGGACATCGCGACCGCGCGCCTGCAGTCGGCGGTGATGCGCACCCGCATGCAGCCGGTGGGCAAGGTGTTCTCGCGCTTCCCCAAGGTCGCCCGCGATGTCGCCCGCTCGCTGAAGAAGGAAGTGGACCTGGAGCTGATCGGCGCCGAGACCGAGCTCGACCGCAACCTGGTCGAAGCGCTGGCCGACCCGCTGGTGCACCTGGTCCGCAACGCCATCGACCATGGCGTGGAAATGCCCGACCTGCGCGAAGCACAGGGCAAGCCGCGGATGGGCCATGTGCGCCTGTCGGCGCAGCAGGAAGGCGACTACGTCAGCATCGAGGTGCAGGATGATGGCGCCGGCATCGACCCGGAAAAGCTGCGCGCGAAGGCGCGCGAGAAGGGCCTGATCGATCCGGAAGCCGCCGCCCGCCTGAGCAGCGAGGAGTGCCTGCACCTGGTGTTCCTGCCCGGCTTCTCGACCAAGCAGCAGGTCACGGATATCTCCGGCCGTGGCGTTGGCATGGACGTGGTGCAGTCACGCATCCGCGAACTGAGTGGCCAGATCCAGATCCAGTCGGAGCTGGGTCGCGGCAGCCGCTTCCTGATCCGCGTGCCGCTCACCCTGGCGATCCTGCCGACCCTGCTGGTGCAGGCCGGCGAGGACGTCTATGCGCTGCCGCTGGCGCGCGTGATGGAAGTGCTGCACGCACCGCGCACCTCGCTGGGCTGGTTCGATGGCCGCGCCGTGCTCGACCGCCGTTCGCACACGCTGCCACTGGTCGATCTGCGCCAGTGGCTGGATGTGACGCCCGCTGCGTCGACCCTGCTGACCATCGTGGTGCTGCAGGCCGGTGAAGCGCGCTTCGGCCTGGTCGTGGACCAGGTGCGCGGGCGCGAGGAAGTGGTCATCAAGCCGCTGCCGAAAGCCCTGCGCGGCCTGCGTGGTTACGCCGGTGCAACCTTGATCGGCGATGGTCGCATGGCGCTGATCCTGGATGTGGACGGCCTGCGCAGCCCGCACGACTGA
- a CDS encoding MinD/ParA family ATP-binding protein has protein sequence MPSREYAKLTKTFPLSATRSEPLGPVRTIAVTGGKGGVGKTNVSANLAVALAGMGKRTLLLDADLGLANIDVILGLNPTFTLADLVAGRCTLDDVIVEGPNGVLVVPAASGRRHMAELAPAEHVGLVNVFSELERELDIMVVDTAAGITDGVLTFCQAAQDTVVVVCDEPASITDAYALIKVLSRERGVDRIQVVANMVRDPNEGRVLYEKLTRVCEKFLADVSLNYLGCVPQDDWLRLSVQRQQPVVKAYPSSPAALAITEIARRTARWQAPTEPRGGVEFFLERILKQRGVAA, from the coding sequence ATGCCGTCGCGTGAGTACGCCAAGCTGACCAAGACCTTCCCGCTGTCGGCCACCCGCAGCGAGCCGCTCGGCCCTGTGCGCACCATTGCCGTGACCGGCGGCAAGGGCGGCGTGGGCAAGACCAACGTGTCGGCCAACCTGGCCGTGGCGCTGGCCGGCATGGGCAAGCGCACGCTGCTGCTGGACGCCGACCTCGGCCTGGCCAACATCGACGTGATCCTGGGGCTGAATCCCACCTTTACCCTGGCCGACCTGGTCGCCGGCCGCTGCACGCTGGACGACGTCATCGTCGAAGGCCCGAACGGCGTGCTGGTGGTCCCGGCGGCATCCGGCCGCCGGCACATGGCCGAGCTGGCCCCGGCCGAGCACGTCGGCCTGGTCAACGTGTTCTCCGAACTGGAACGCGAACTCGACATCATGGTGGTGGACACCGCCGCCGGCATCACCGATGGCGTACTGACCTTCTGCCAGGCCGCACAGGACACCGTGGTGGTGGTCTGTGACGAGCCGGCCTCGATCACCGATGCCTACGCGCTGATCAAGGTGCTGTCGCGCGAACGTGGCGTGGACCGCATCCAGGTGGTGGCCAACATGGTGCGTGACCCCAACGAGGGCCGCGTGCTGTACGAGAAGCTGACCCGCGTCTGCGAAAAATTCCTCGCCGATGTCTCGCTGAACTACCTGGGCTGCGTGCCGCAGGATGACTGGCTGCGCCTGTCGGTGCAGCGCCAGCAGCCGGTGGTGAAGGCCTATCCGTCCAGCCCGGCGGCGCTGGCGATCACCGAGATCGCGCGCCGCACCGCCCGCTGGCAGGCGCCGACCGAACCACGTGGTGGCGTCGAGTTCTTCCTCGAACGCATCCTCAAGCAGCGCGGGGTGGCAGCATGA
- a CDS encoding flagellar motor protein, producing the protein MDRLSLIGLFLALASLVGGSILKGAGLASLWSPAAFVIVIVGTVAAILLHTSPAVFKHAFKIVRWVVRPPHSDRRELIQQIVEWSNIARRQGLLGLESQVEAQQDPFLRKGLQLLVDGVEPESMRHMLEIELGSQEHQDQAGAKVFEAMGIYAPTLGIIGAVLGLIAVMKNLADPSKLGHGIAAAFTATIYGIASANLLFLPISAKLKSVISHNTRDREMVIEGLISIAQGENPRNIETNLSGFLH; encoded by the coding sequence ATGGATAGACTCAGCCTCATTGGACTCTTTCTCGCCCTGGCCTCGCTGGTCGGTGGCAGCATCCTCAAGGGCGCCGGCCTGGCGTCGTTGTGGTCGCCTGCGGCGTTCGTGATCGTCATCGTCGGCACCGTGGCCGCGATCCTGCTGCACACCTCGCCGGCAGTGTTCAAGCACGCCTTCAAGATCGTGCGCTGGGTCGTGCGCCCGCCACACAGCGATCGCCGCGAGCTGATCCAGCAGATCGTCGAGTGGAGCAACATCGCCCGCCGCCAGGGCCTGCTGGGCCTGGAATCGCAGGTGGAAGCGCAGCAGGACCCGTTCCTGCGCAAGGGCCTGCAGCTGCTGGTGGACGGTGTCGAACCCGAATCGATGCGGCACATGCTGGAAATCGAACTGGGCAGCCAGGAACACCAGGACCAGGCCGGCGCCAAGGTGTTCGAAGCGATGGGCATCTACGCACCGACGCTCGGCATCATCGGTGCCGTGCTGGGCCTGATCGCGGTGATGAAGAACCTGGCCGACCCCAGCAAGCTCGGCCACGGCATCGCCGCCGCGTTCACCGCAACGATCTACGGCATTGCCTCGGCCAATCTGCTGTTCCTGCCGATCTCGGCCAAGCTCAAGAGTGTGATCTCGCACAACACGCGCGACCGCGAGATGGTCATCGAAGGCCTGATCTCGATTGCCCAGGGCGAGAACCCGCGCAACATCGAAACCAACCTCTCCGGCTTCCTGCACTGA
- the flhF gene encoding flagellar biosynthesis protein FlhF, producing MKIKRFVAADMRSAMNLVRKEHGPDAVILSNRRIEEGIEIVAAANYDESAVQRALEASRRDVSPPPAPKPRTAADAVIAAVTRRRSSTPAPEPVAATTSAVAALARAAVGATGRTLDSADEIVPTRGSTGFAATLARAAVNEPALPEQIFAPFAEAIVAPAAAVPANRARFQIDPPHEAHHESAAPAPALQPPPLPTATLADVQPATAASEPALADAGVETAPEPTLAPAPVLTVVAQDDAEIRQLRQEVAGMRQVIEREMNRFTDERLRGCPVRATALDLMDEYGFDAGLARDVAMQIPLETEAHRGRGLMLGLISRKLPIAPVDPLEEGGVIALVGPTGAGKTTTIAKLASRFAEKHAPRDVALVTTDTTRIGAREQLYGYGRQLGIAVHEANSGTDLDQLLERLKDYKLVLIDTAGLGPRDRALAAQLQWLRAARQVRTLLVLPANTSFGDMDEVVRRFGAANLQGLVLSKLDETGRFGNALSVAVDHALPITWVTDGQDVPEDLHRASAANLVLRLEDLRRAADMPCNPELNHAVA from the coding sequence ATGAAAATCAAACGATTCGTCGCCGCCGACATGCGCTCGGCCATGAACCTGGTGCGCAAGGAACATGGTCCTGACGCCGTGATCCTGTCCAACCGCCGGATCGAGGAAGGCATCGAGATCGTCGCCGCCGCCAACTACGACGAGAGCGCCGTGCAGCGTGCACTGGAAGCCTCGCGCCGTGACGTTTCACCGCCGCCGGCACCCAAGCCGCGCACCGCCGCCGACGCGGTGATCGCCGCCGTCACCCGCCGCCGCAGCAGCACCCCGGCGCCGGAACCGGTCGCCGCCACCACCTCGGCGGTGGCCGCCCTCGCCCGCGCCGCCGTCGGTGCCACCGGCCGCACCCTGGACAGCGCCGACGAGATCGTGCCGACCCGCGGCAGCACCGGCTTCGCCGCCACCCTGGCACGTGCTGCCGTCAACGAACCGGCACTGCCGGAACAGATCTTCGCCCCGTTCGCCGAAGCGATCGTCGCTCCGGCCGCCGCCGTGCCGGCCAACCGCGCCCGCTTCCAGATCGATCCGCCGCACGAGGCGCATCACGAAAGCGCGGCGCCGGCGCCGGCACTGCAGCCGCCGCCGCTGCCGACCGCTACCCTCGCCGACGTACAGCCGGCCACTGCCGCCAGCGAACCGGCGTTGGCCGATGCCGGCGTCGAAACCGCGCCGGAGCCCACCCTCGCCCCGGCCCCGGTGCTGACTGTGGTCGCCCAGGACGACGCCGAGATCCGCCAGCTGCGCCAGGAAGTGGCCGGCATGCGCCAGGTGATCGAGCGCGAGATGAACCGCTTCACCGACGAACGCCTGCGCGGCTGCCCGGTGCGCGCCACCGCTCTGGACCTGATGGACGAATACGGCTTCGATGCCGGCCTGGCCCGCGACGTGGCCATGCAGATCCCGCTGGAGACCGAAGCCCATCGCGGCCGCGGCCTGATGCTGGGGCTGATCTCGCGCAAGCTGCCGATCGCCCCGGTCGACCCGCTGGAGGAAGGCGGCGTGATCGCGCTGGTGGGCCCGACCGGTGCCGGCAAGACCACCACCATCGCCAAGCTGGCCTCGCGCTTCGCCGAGAAGCACGCGCCGCGTGACGTCGCCCTGGTCACCACCGACACCACCCGCATCGGCGCCCGCGAGCAGCTGTATGGCTACGGCCGCCAGCTCGGCATCGCCGTGCACGAGGCCAACAGCGGCACCGACCTGGACCAGCTGCTGGAACGCCTGAAGGACTACAAGCTGGTGCTGATCGACACCGCCGGCCTGGGGCCGCGCGACCGTGCGCTGGCCGCCCAGCTGCAGTGGCTGCGGGCCGCGCGCCAGGTGCGCACCCTGCTGGTGCTGCCGGCCAATACCAGTTTCGGCGACATGGACGAGGTGGTCCGCCGCTTCGGTGCGGCCAACCTGCAGGGCCTGGTGCTGAGCAAGCTGGACGAGACCGGCCGCTTCGGCAACGCCCTGTCGGTGGCCGTGGACCACGCCCTGCCGATCACCTGGGTGACCGATGGCCAGGACGTTCCGGAGGACCTGCACCGGGCCAGTGCGGCCAATCTCGTACTTCGCCTTGAAGATTTGCGCCGAGCGGCCGATATGCCCTGCAACCCGGAGTTGAACCATGCCGTCGCGTGA
- a CDS encoding protein phosphatase CheZ, whose product MDTTVDKNALALRLQEALDALESGDEAAWRQRIDGLVALRTQPMMSGLSRLARELGQALGELPTVPSEAGELDDACARLDHVVAMTEQATHRTLDLAEECRSLTEQLRAEGLQPGQDAQLERIRHNLTEIALTQSYQDLTGQIIRRVVGIVRRVHEGFGALGLPPEQHRTDPELAGPALKGLDRHAVSQNDADDLLSDLGL is encoded by the coding sequence ATGGATACCACGGTCGACAAGAACGCCCTCGCCCTGCGCCTGCAGGAAGCCCTGGACGCACTGGAGTCCGGTGACGAAGCCGCGTGGCGGCAACGCATCGACGGACTGGTCGCGCTGCGTACGCAGCCGATGATGAGCGGTCTCTCGCGGCTGGCCCGCGAGCTGGGACAGGCGCTGGGTGAACTGCCGACCGTGCCCAGCGAAGCCGGTGAACTGGACGATGCCTGCGCGCGCCTGGACCACGTGGTGGCGATGACCGAACAGGCCACCCACCGTACCCTGGACCTGGCCGAGGAATGCCGCAGCCTGACCGAACAGCTGCGCGCCGAAGGCCTGCAGCCAGGCCAGGACGCGCAACTCGAGCGCATCCGCCACAACCTGACCGAGATCGCCCTGACCCAGAGCTACCAGGACCTGACCGGGCAGATCATCCGTCGCGTGGTCGGCATCGTCCGCCGCGTGCACGAAGGCTTCGGCGCGCTCGGCCTGCCGCCGGAACAGCATCGCACCGACCCGGAACTGGCCGGGCCGGCACTGAAAGGACTGGACCGCCACGCGGTCTCGCAGAACGACGCCGACGACCTGTTGTCGGATCTGGGGCTGTAA
- the flhA gene encoding flagellar biosynthesis protein FlhA produces MIRQGLGAPLIVLALLAMVVVPLAAPVLDALFTFNIAISLMVLLAVVYVKRPLDFTIFPIVLLITTMLRLALNVASTRVILLNGQNGHDAAGKVIAAFGEFVIGGNYAVGIVVFAILTIINFVVITKGAGRVSEVTARFILDAMPGKQMAIDADLNAGLLTREEAKLRREEVREEADFYGAMDGASKFIRGDAIAGILILFINMLGGLAVGVLQHGMPFGDAAATYTLLSIGDGLVAQLPALLVSSAVAMLVTRASRSQDMAQAMTGQVFGQYRALAITAGIIGVVGLVPGMPNVAFLTLAAILGFIAWKVYRKGKAAATDPAAAGTDAAALNALGRPAAPAPTAELSWDELRPVDPLGLEVGYRLIPLVDSNQGGELMARIKGVRRKLTQDVGFLIPSVHIRDNLELPANGYRVLVHGVPVATAEIHPDRELALDPGSALGALEGIAGKDPAFGLDATWIQPHQRAQAETLGYTVVDPATVVATHLSHLIREHAPELLGHEEVQHLLANLAKSAPKLVEDLTPKALPLSAVVRVLQNLLVERIPIRQLRKIAEALVEHAPSSQDPAVLTAAVRTALGRFIVQEIAGMSAELPVFTLNPQLERVLQESTQGNGAALEPGLAERLHQSLAECVSKQEARNEPAVVLVPGPVRAALARLVRHSVPSLSVLAYSEVPEDKRLKLVGTIS; encoded by the coding sequence ATGATCCGCCAGGGCCTTGGCGCACCGCTGATCGTGCTGGCCCTGCTGGCGATGGTCGTGGTGCCGCTGGCCGCGCCGGTGCTCGATGCGTTGTTCACCTTCAACATCGCCATCTCGCTGATGGTGCTGCTGGCGGTGGTCTACGTGAAGCGCCCGCTGGATTTCACCATCTTCCCGATCGTGCTGCTGATCACCACCATGCTGCGGCTGGCGCTGAACGTGGCCTCCACCCGCGTCATCCTGCTCAACGGCCAGAACGGCCACGACGCCGCGGGCAAGGTCATTGCCGCCTTCGGCGAATTCGTGATCGGCGGCAACTACGCGGTGGGTATCGTGGTGTTCGCGATCCTCACCATCATCAACTTCGTGGTGATCACCAAGGGCGCCGGCCGCGTCTCGGAAGTGACCGCGCGCTTCATCCTGGACGCGATGCCCGGCAAGCAGATGGCGATCGACGCCGACCTCAACGCCGGTTTGCTGACGCGTGAAGAAGCCAAGCTGCGCCGCGAGGAAGTCCGCGAGGAAGCCGACTTCTACGGTGCGATGGACGGTGCCAGCAAATTCATCCGCGGCGACGCCATCGCCGGCATCCTGATCCTGTTCATCAACATGCTCGGCGGCCTGGCCGTGGGCGTACTGCAGCATGGCATGCCGTTCGGCGACGCGGCGGCTACCTACACCCTCCTGTCGATCGGTGACGGCCTGGTGGCGCAGCTGCCGGCCCTGCTGGTCTCCAGCGCCGTGGCCATGCTGGTCACCCGCGCCTCGCGTTCGCAGGACATGGCCCAGGCCATGACCGGCCAGGTATTCGGCCAGTACCGCGCGCTGGCGATCACCGCCGGCATCATCGGCGTGGTCGGCCTGGTACCGGGCATGCCCAACGTCGCTTTCCTGACGCTGGCCGCGATCCTCGGTTTCATCGCCTGGAAGGTGTACCGCAAGGGCAAGGCCGCAGCCACCGATCCAGCAGCCGCAGGCACTGACGCCGCGGCGCTCAATGCACTCGGCCGCCCGGCCGCGCCGGCACCCACCGCCGAACTGAGCTGGGACGAACTGCGCCCGGTCGATCCGCTGGGCCTGGAGGTCGGCTACCGGCTGATTCCGCTGGTGGACAGCAACCAGGGCGGCGAACTGATGGCACGCATCAAGGGCGTGCGCCGCAAGCTGACCCAGGATGTCGGCTTCCTGATCCCGTCGGTGCACATCCGCGACAACCTGGAACTGCCCGCCAACGGCTACCGCGTGCTGGTGCACGGCGTGCCGGTGGCCACCGCCGAGATCCATCCTGATCGCGAACTGGCGCTGGACCCGGGCAGTGCGCTCGGCGCGCTGGAAGGCATCGCCGGCAAGGACCCCGCGTTCGGCCTGGATGCCACCTGGATCCAGCCGCACCAGCGTGCCCAGGCCGAAACGCTGGGCTACACCGTGGTCGACCCGGCCACCGTGGTCGCCACCCATCTGTCGCACCTGATCCGCGAACACGCGCCCGAGCTGCTCGGCCACGAAGAAGTGCAGCACCTGCTGGCCAACCTGGCCAAGAGCGCGCCCAAGCTCGTCGAAGATCTGACGCCGAAGGCGCTGCCGCTGTCGGCGGTGGTGCGCGTGCTGCAGAACCTGCTGGTTGAGCGCATTCCGATCCGCCAGCTGCGCAAGATCGCCGAGGCACTGGTTGAACACGCGCCCAGCAGCCAGGACCCGGCCGTGCTGACCGCCGCCGTGCGCACCGCACTGGGCCGCTTCATCGTGCAGGAGATCGCCGGAATGTCGGCGGAGCTGCCGGTGTTCACCCTCAACCCGCAATTGGAACGTGTCTTGCAGGAGTCCACGCAGGGCAACGGCGCCGCGCTGGAACCCGGACTCGCTGAGCGACTGCACCAGAGCCTGGCCGAATGTGTCAGCAAGCAGGAAGCCCGCAACGAGCCCGCGGTCGTGCTGGTACCTGGCCCGGTGCGCGCCGCGCTGGCCCGCCTGGTCCGCCACAGCGTTCCGTCGCTGTCGGTCCTGGCCTACAGCGAGGTGCCGGAGGACAAGCGACTGAAGCTGGTCGGAACGATCAGCTGA
- a CDS encoding RNA polymerase sigma factor FliA has translation MKGAAQYREVQRSAANDVIAQHSDLVRRIAHHLAARLPASVEVDDLIQAGMMGLIEASRSYDADQGASFETYASIRIRGSMIDEIRRGDWVPRSVHRRARDAAATIRRLEQSSGRAASATEVAAAMEMPLPEYLRLMEDAARGQVLSLESRIEDQGELDTVAQGGPTPQQVLERGEFGRELGKAIGHLPEREQLVLSLYYEQELNLKEIGAVLGVSESRVCQIHGQAVLRLRGRLKIFEAVDAGLEE, from the coding sequence ATGAAAGGCGCGGCCCAGTACAGGGAAGTCCAGCGCTCGGCGGCCAACGACGTCATCGCCCAGCATTCGGACCTGGTGCGGCGCATCGCCCACCACCTGGCCGCGCGCCTGCCGGCCAGCGTCGAAGTCGACGACCTGATCCAGGCCGGCATGATGGGCCTGATCGAAGCCTCGCGCAGCTACGACGCCGACCAGGGCGCCTCGTTCGAGACCTATGCCTCGATCCGCATCCGCGGCTCGATGATCGACGAGATTCGCCGTGGCGACTGGGTACCGCGCTCGGTGCACCGCCGTGCCCGCGATGCCGCCGCCACCATCCGCCGCCTGGAACAGAGCAGCGGCCGTGCCGCCAGCGCCACCGAAGTCGCCGCCGCGATGGAGATGCCGCTGCCCGAGTACCTGCGCCTGATGGAAGACGCCGCGCGCGGCCAGGTGCTGAGCCTGGAATCGCGCATCGAAGACCAGGGCGAGCTGGACACGGTCGCCCAGGGTGGCCCGACCCCGCAGCAGGTGCTGGAGCGCGGCGAATTCGGCCGCGAGCTGGGCAAGGCCATCGGCCACCTGCCCGAGCGCGAACAGCTGGTGCTCTCGCTCTACTACGAGCAGGAACTGAACCTGAAGGAGATCGGCGCGGTGCTCGGCGTGAGCGAGTCGCGGGTCTGCCAGATCCATGGCCAGGCCGTGCTGCGCCTGCGCGGCCGGCTGAAGATATTCGAAGCCGTCGACGCTGGCCTCGAAGAATGA
- the cheY gene encoding chemotaxis response regulator CheY, giving the protein MNKNMRILIVDDFSTMRRIVKNLLGDLGFTNTAEAEDGHAALSLLQSQPFDFVVTDWNMPVMTGIELLKAIRADAKLKTLPVLMVTAEAKREQIIEAAQNGVNGYIIKPFTAQTLEEKLGKIFERLAASA; this is encoded by the coding sequence TTGAACAAGAACATGCGCATCCTGATCGTCGACGACTTCTCGACCATGCGTCGAATCGTCAAGAACCTGCTGGGCGATCTGGGCTTCACCAACACCGCCGAAGCCGAGGACGGGCATGCCGCACTGTCGCTGCTGCAGAGCCAGCCGTTCGACTTCGTGGTCACCGACTGGAACATGCCGGTGATGACCGGCATCGAGCTGCTCAAGGCGATCCGTGCCGACGCCAAGCTGAAGACCCTGCCGGTGCTGATGGTCACCGCTGAAGCCAAGCGCGAGCAGATCATCGAAGCGGCCCAGAACGGCGTGAACGGCTACATCATCAAGCCGTTCACCGCACAGACGCTGGAAGAGAAGCTGGGCAAGATCTTCGAACGCCTGGCGGCCAGCGCCTGA
- the motD gene encoding flagellar motor protein MotD — MARRKHHEEHANHEAWAIPYADLMTLLLAFFVVMYAISSVNEGKYRIMADALTDAFGGAPRTINPVQVGNKQVQGGGWDSPSVIKSGTKVGPSAPAPSHDPTLLPSMASQMRMPVSVHNQEQIARAERQLNSIADRLTAALAPLIDRGMISVRRTELWIEVEINSDILFPTGSAALDVHARQTLASLAEVLRDVPNSVRVEGHTDNVPIATATFPSNWELSAGRAASVVHLFADQAVQPSRLAMVGYGQFRPREENDSAQGRNRNRRVMVIILADTSHSVDPLGQRLNAATGATDSTANEQAAATPASAPTSPIAPVKLPPVPAGSRVGAAVPPAMKE, encoded by the coding sequence ATGGCCCGCCGCAAGCACCACGAAGAGCACGCCAACCACGAAGCATGGGCGATCCCCTATGCCGACCTGATGACGCTGCTGCTCGCCTTCTTCGTGGTCATGTACGCGATCTCCTCGGTCAACGAGGGCAAGTACCGGATCATGGCCGACGCGCTCACCGATGCCTTCGGTGGCGCACCGCGCACGATCAACCCGGTGCAGGTCGGCAACAAGCAGGTGCAGGGCGGCGGCTGGGACAGCCCCTCGGTGATCAAGTCCGGCACCAAGGTCGGCCCCTCCGCACCGGCACCCTCGCACGACCCGACCCTGCTGCCGTCGATGGCCTCGCAGATGCGCATGCCGGTCTCGGTGCACAACCAGGAGCAGATCGCGCGTGCCGAGCGCCAGCTCAACAGCATCGCCGACCGCCTCACCGCCGCGCTGGCGCCGCTGATCGACCGCGGCATGATCAGCGTGCGCCGCACGGAACTGTGGATCGAGGTCGAGATCAACAGCGACATCCTGTTCCCCACCGGCTCGGCCGCGCTGGACGTGCATGCGCGGCAGACCCTGGCCAGCCTGGCCGAGGTGCTGCGCGACGTACCCAACAGCGTGCGCGTGGAAGGCCACACCGACAACGTGCCGATCGCCACCGCCACCTTCCCGTCGAACTGGGAGCTGTCAGCCGGACGCGCCGCCAGCGTGGTGCATCTGTTCGCCGACCAGGCCGTGCAGCCGTCGCGGCTGGCGATGGTCGGCTATGGCCAGTTCCGCCCGCGCGAAGAGAATGACAGCGCGCAGGGCCGCAACCGTAACCGCCGGGTGATGGTCATCATCCTGGCCGACACGTCGCACTCGGTGGACCCGCTCGGCCAGCGCCTGAACGCAGCCACCGGCGCCACCGACAGCACCGCTAACGAACAGGCCGCCGCAACTCCGGCCAGCGCCCCCACCTCCCCCATCGCACCGGTGAAGTTGCCGCCGGTGCCGGCTGGCAGCCGCGTCGGCGCCGCCGTTCCCCCGGCAATGAAGGAGTAA